Proteins from one Bacillota bacterium genomic window:
- a CDS encoding aspartate/glutamate racemase family protein yields MKTIGLIAGMSWESSAEYYRIINEAVRHRLGGLHSAECIMYSVDFARMERLQAAGEWDQVGAELAQVAKGLERAGAEILVLATNTMHKVADVIEAAVTIPLLHIADATAERVKAQGVERVGLLGTRFTMEEDFYAGHLAARRGLRVMTPGPEARQIVNDIIFRELCRGIVRESSRMALRGIMAGLAASGAQGIVLGCTELSMLVGAADAPVPVFDTTRIHAEAAVDWALGGEF; encoded by the coding sequence ATGAAGACGATCGGGCTTATCGCCGGGATGAGCTGGGAATCCTCCGCAGAATACTACAGGATCATCAACGAGGCTGTGCGGCACAGACTCGGAGGCCTGCATTCCGCGGAGTGCATCATGTACAGTGTGGACTTCGCGAGGATGGAGAGATTGCAGGCGGCGGGGGAATGGGACCAGGTCGGTGCTGAACTCGCGCAGGTGGCCAAGGGCCTGGAGAGGGCTGGGGCCGAGATCCTGGTCCTTGCTACGAACACCATGCACAAGGTGGCGGACGTGATCGAAGCCGCGGTCACCATACCACTCCTCCACATTGCGGACGCAACAGCGGAAAGGGTCAAAGCCCAAGGCGTCGAACGTGTGGGCCTGCTCGGAACGAGGTTCACTATGGAGGAGGATTTCTACGCGGGGCACCTCGCTGCCCGTCGCGGACTTCGGGTGATGACCCCGGGTCCCGAGGCCCGGCAAATAGTGAACGACATCATCTTCCGGGAGCTGTGCAGGGGTATTGTACGAGAGTCATCCCGCATGGCCCTGCGGGGCATAATGGCCGGCTTGGCCGCGTCGGGCGCTCAAGGCATCGTGCTCGGGTGCACGGAGCTCTCGATGCTGGTCGGGGCGGCAGACGCCCCGGTGCCTGTCTTCGATACAACAAGGATACAC
- a CDS encoding DegV family protein has protein sequence MARIGVVTDSIADLPQDLYRENNIEVVPVSVLFGDEVYKDQVDLTTEEFFEKLKTSDVMPTTSQPSPASFLAVYKRMLENYDHIISIHVSSKLSGTYQSALIARETLGSSAIEVIDSGQASTCQGFVALAAARAVAAGRELNEIRRVVRHFMDNVKLLFTVDTLRYLEKNGRIGKASALLGGLLSIKPVISLGEGEVIPVDRVRGAGRVLPRVMELMSQWVGSRKPLHVAVIHGDSPDRAKEWKAEVERRFVCAEVFISKCGPVVGTHTGPGSIGVAWCPAYEG, from the coding sequence ATGGCAAGGATAGGCGTGGTTACCGACAGTATTGCGGACCTCCCTCAGGACTTGTATCGCGAAAACAACATAGAGGTAGTCCCCGTCTCGGTCCTGTTCGGGGACGAAGTCTACAAGGATCAAGTCGACCTCACTACTGAGGAGTTCTTCGAGAAGCTCAAGACGTCCGACGTTATGCCGACGACTTCTCAGCCGTCTCCCGCTAGCTTCCTCGCGGTCTACAAGCGAATGTTGGAAAATTACGACCATATCATCTCCATCCATGTGTCATCAAAGCTGAGTGGAACCTACCAGAGCGCCCTCATAGCCAGGGAGACCCTGGGGTCATCCGCGATCGAGGTCATCGACTCCGGTCAGGCCTCCACATGCCAAGGATTTGTGGCCCTGGCTGCGGCCAGAGCGGTCGCGGCAGGCCGGGAACTCAACGAGATTCGCCGCGTCGTCCGCCATTTCATGGACAACGTGAAACTCCTCTTCACTGTCGACACACTCCGGTACCTCGAGAAGAACGGAAGGATAGGCAAGGCATCGGCCCTCCTGGGTGGGCTGCTTTCCATCAAGCCTGTGATCTCCCTGGGCGAAGGAGAAGTGATTCCGGTCGACCGGGTTCGAGGAGCAGGCAGGGTTCTACCTCGCGTCATGGAACTCATGTCGCAATGGGTGGGTTCGCGAAAGCCGCTTCATGTCGCAGTGATCCACGGGGATTCCCCTGATCGTGCCAAGGAGTGGAAGGCCGAGGTAGAGCGAAGGTTTGTGTGTGCCGAAGTCTTCATCTCCAAATGTGGTCCGGTGGTGGGCACTCATACTGGGCCTGGTTCAATCGGCGTCGCGTGGTGCCCGGCGTACGAGGGATAG
- a CDS encoding protease complex subunit PrcB family protein → MRRVCIVAAVVAASVLGTVAPPAGAVGLLASPWDRAELEAIQADVGLGHHSWRLDPEQVARAWGVRLGFSPEHDQFNILPSKPGIPGPDGPTVDVQVLHGQEVHVMTLVQPLGPGPDKIWVVESVTRVPDATVLYASQGPLEDSWIGARPRVRFYVSGRFMGPDFDPNTQVGLVADLGERPTGGYSIGIRNIILRGRTVTVTVWVSNPKPGDMVVQALTRPLAYAVINKEDLPKGSVTFEIRRADGAECGESRTLVNDLGSYTVRPGDSFYRIASRFDMPLSKLLSYNEGVDPLNLQVGHEVMLEPVLAMSNLAIRRD, encoded by the coding sequence TTGCGAAGGGTTTGCATCGTAGCTGCAGTCGTCGCCGCCAGCGTGCTCGGAACAGTGGCGCCGCCCGCAGGGGCTGTGGGATTACTCGCCTCGCCATGGGACCGTGCCGAGCTCGAGGCGATTCAGGCCGATGTCGGCCTTGGGCATCACTCCTGGCGGCTTGATCCGGAGCAGGTGGCGCGGGCCTGGGGCGTGAGGCTTGGCTTCTCCCCAGAACACGATCAATTCAACATCTTGCCTTCGAAACCGGGCATCCCGGGGCCCGACGGGCCCACGGTAGATGTTCAGGTGCTCCACGGACAAGAAGTCCATGTCATGACCTTGGTGCAACCTCTCGGGCCTGGGCCGGATAAGATATGGGTGGTGGAGTCCGTGACGCGCGTCCCAGACGCCACCGTCCTCTATGCATCACAGGGTCCTCTCGAAGACTCCTGGATCGGTGCCAGGCCGCGTGTGAGGTTCTACGTCTCCGGCAGGTTCATGGGGCCGGATTTCGACCCCAACACTCAAGTGGGCCTAGTCGCTGACCTCGGTGAACGTCCTACCGGAGGTTATTCGATTGGTATTCGCAATATTATCCTGCGAGGGCGGACTGTCACAGTCACAGTCTGGGTTTCCAACCCTAAGCCCGGAGACATGGTCGTTCAAGCCCTGACCCGTCCACTTGCATACGCAGTGATCAATAAGGAAGACCTCCCGAAGGGCTCGGTCACATTCGAGATCAGGAGGGCAGACGGCGCGGAGTGCGGCGAGTCAAGGACCTTGGTGAACGACCTCGGGTCCTACACCGTCAGGCCCGGTGACTCGTTCTACCGGATAGCCTCCAGATTCGACATGCCACTCTCCAAGCTTCTCTCGTACAACGAGGGCGTAGACCCGCTCAACCTGCAGGTGGGGCATGAGGTCATGCTCGAGCCGGTGCTCGCCATGAGCAACCTCGCCATACGTCGTGATTAA
- a CDS encoding acyl-CoA dehydratase activase, translating into MRGYLGVDVGSVSTNLVLLSEDEEVVESLYLRTQGRPIDAVQEGLRILRRSVPGFEVAGVGTTGSGRRLAGVLVGADVVKNEITAHAVAALKEVPDVRTVIEIGGQDSKIILLRSGVVVDFAMNTVCAAGTGSFLEHQAERLGVPVEKFGELAAASEAPVRIAGRCAVFAESDMVHKQQVGCLLPDIIRGLCEALVRNYLNNVGKGKEIHAPVVFQGGVAANAGMRQAFEEALRMPVTVPPRFDVMGAIGAAILAKRHVRSGRATGGTSFAGWVVPDHDFSARSRECTDCPNMCEIVEISRDSALIARWGGKCGKWEEARPVAPGPPDPSPMSGLSCPSGELESAAGR; encoded by the coding sequence ATGCGCGGGTACCTCGGAGTAGATGTTGGATCGGTGAGCACCAATTTGGTGCTTTTGTCCGAAGATGAGGAAGTTGTGGAGTCACTGTACCTTCGTACGCAGGGACGCCCCATAGATGCAGTGCAGGAGGGGCTCAGGATACTCAGACGGTCCGTGCCAGGGTTCGAAGTGGCCGGTGTGGGCACCACCGGTTCAGGACGGCGCCTGGCTGGCGTGCTCGTCGGGGCTGACGTTGTGAAGAACGAGATCACCGCACACGCGGTCGCCGCGCTCAAGGAAGTTCCGGATGTCCGCACAGTGATCGAGATTGGAGGACAGGACTCCAAGATAATCCTGCTCCGGTCCGGCGTGGTTGTAGATTTCGCCATGAACACGGTGTGTGCTGCAGGGACGGGGTCGTTCCTCGAGCACCAGGCGGAGCGGTTGGGGGTGCCGGTGGAGAAGTTCGGTGAACTCGCGGCTGCATCGGAGGCGCCGGTGAGGATAGCCGGGCGATGCGCGGTGTTCGCGGAGAGCGACATGGTCCACAAGCAGCAGGTAGGATGTCTCCTGCCCGATATCATACGCGGCCTGTGCGAGGCGCTGGTGAGAAACTACCTCAACAACGTCGGCAAGGGGAAAGAGATCCATGCGCCTGTGGTGTTCCAAGGTGGGGTGGCAGCCAACGCGGGCATGCGACAGGCGTTTGAGGAAGCTCTCCGTATGCCGGTGACGGTCCCCCCACGGTTTGATGTCATGGGGGCGATCGGCGCTGCCATTCTCGCAAAAAGGCACGTGAGATCCGGGCGCGCCACAGGCGGAACCTCGTTCGCTGGATGGGTCGTGCCTGACCACGACTTCTCAGCAAGGTCCCGTGAGTGCACTGACTGCCCGAACATGTGCGAGATCGTCGAGATCTCAAGGGACTCAGCTCTCATCGCCAGATGGGGCGGCAAGTGCGGAAAATGGGAGGAGGCCCGGCCCGTCGCACCCGGACCGCCGGATCCGTCGCCCATGTCTGGCCTGTCCTGCCCCTCGGGCGAGCTCGAGTCCGCCGCCGGACGCTAG
- a CDS encoding CoA protein activase, protein MKLSFAHLGNMYIPLGELLRSLGLEVLVPPPTTRRTLERGALHAPEFACLPLKVTVGNFLEAIELGADAFMMAGGIGPCRFGYYCELQREILRDLGHSVKLIALEPPRAYPREFFRDLRTLAGRSGLVRIVSAVKRAWLKACSLDRLEQAALVTRAREATRGSVTRALAGALARLDAADSEREVREATAEGLHAIQRCARPWSPGESRSLRVGVVGEVYVVLEPFVNLGVAEKLGELGAEVVRPITFSGWVRENVYLDILHPSGKPDRTRFASPYLNHAVGGHGLESIACSVEMARDGVDGVVHLAPFTCMPEVVAQSILPSVAEHEGMPIMSCVFDEHTGDAGLMTRLEAFVDLLAVRCESRAAGGEAACAGTSE, encoded by the coding sequence ATGAAGCTTTCCTTTGCCCATCTGGGCAACATGTATATTCCCCTGGGTGAACTCCTCCGATCCCTCGGTCTTGAGGTTCTGGTGCCTCCACCCACGACCAGACGGACGCTGGAGCGCGGCGCTCTTCATGCCCCCGAATTTGCCTGCCTGCCGCTCAAGGTTACCGTCGGCAACTTCCTCGAAGCCATCGAGCTTGGGGCAGACGCATTCATGATGGCAGGCGGGATCGGGCCCTGCAGATTCGGCTATTACTGCGAGCTGCAGCGGGAGATCCTGCGCGACCTGGGGCACTCGGTGAAGCTCATTGCACTCGAGCCGCCAAGAGCCTACCCACGTGAGTTCTTCCGGGACCTTCGCACTCTTGCCGGACGCTCCGGACTGGTTCGGATAGTGTCTGCGGTCAAGCGAGCGTGGCTGAAGGCGTGCAGCCTCGACAGGCTGGAACAGGCGGCCCTGGTCACCCGGGCGCGTGAGGCAACGCGCGGGTCGGTTACGAGAGCCTTGGCAGGAGCACTCGCACGGTTGGACGCGGCAGACTCTGAACGGGAAGTCAGGGAGGCGACGGCTGAAGGATTACATGCCATTCAAAGGTGCGCGCGCCCGTGGAGCCCGGGCGAATCCCGGAGCCTGCGCGTGGGCGTGGTGGGTGAGGTGTACGTCGTCCTGGAGCCCTTTGTGAACTTGGGGGTCGCGGAGAAACTCGGTGAGCTAGGAGCTGAGGTTGTCAGGCCCATCACATTCAGCGGGTGGGTCCGGGAGAACGTCTATCTCGACATCCTACACCCCTCCGGCAAGCCGGACCGCACGCGTTTCGCAAGCCCTTACCTGAACCACGCGGTGGGAGGGCATGGCCTCGAGAGCATAGCTTGCTCAGTGGAGATGGCGAGAGACGGAGTGGACGGTGTGGTCCACCTTGCCCCTTTCACGTGCATGCCTGAGGTAGTTGCCCAGAGCATCCTTCCATCTGTTGCAGAACATGAGGGAATGCCAATCATGTCGTGCGTCTTTGACGAGCATACTGGAGATGCTGGACTCATGACCAGGTTGGAAGCTTTCGTGGATTTGCTCGCGGTCAGATGCGAATCACGTGCGGCAGGAGGCGAGGCGGCATGCGCGGGTACCTCGGAGTAG